CATCGCCGTGGCCGGATCGGCCGGGACGCCGCGTCCTTCGGCATACAGCTGTGCGAGCAGCAGCTGCGCAGCGCTGTCCTGGCCAGCAGCGGCCCTGCGCAGCGAGGCGATGGCCCGCTCGGACTGCGTGCGCAGCAGTACGGGATCCTGCGCGGGCTCAGACATCGGCCCACTGCCGCAACAGGTTGTGATACACGCCGGTGAGCTGGATCAGCGACGGGTGCCCCGGCGTGTCTTGCGTCAGCCGCCGAATCGAGACATCCAGTTCGAACAACAGCCGGCGCTGCGCCGCATCGCGCAGCATGCTCTGGGTCCAGAAGAATGCCGCCACGCGCGTGCCGCGGGTGACCGGGTTGACCTTGTGCAGGCTGGTGCCGGGGTAGATCACCAGATGTCCGGCGGGCAGCTTGACCGACTGCGTGCCGTAGGTGTCTTCGATCACCAGCTCGCCGCCGTCGTAGCTGTCCGGGTCGCTGAGAAACAGCGTGCCGGAAACATCGGTACGCACCGGCTCGGCGCCACCACGGCTGCGGTCGTAGCGCACCGCGTTGTCCACGTGATACCCGAACGACTGCCCGCCGCTGTAGCGATTGAACAGCGGCGGATAGATCCGCCGCGGCAGGACCGCCGAAAAGAACGTGCTGCTGTGCGACAGCGCCTCCAGCACCAGCGCGCTGGACTCGCGCGCGCTGGCGCTGTCT
The window above is part of the Xanthomonas cassavae CFBP 4642 genome. Proteins encoded here:
- a CDS encoding Fe2+-dependent dioxygenase; its protein translation is MLLPIPDVLDATQLRALRGRLDAADWADGRITAGHQSAQAKDNAQLPEDSASARESSALVLEALSHSSTFFSAVLPRRIYPPLFNRYSGGQSFGYHVDNAVRYDRSRGGAEPVRTDVSGTLFLSDPDSYDGGELVIEDTYGTQSVKLPAGHLVIYPGTSLHKVNPVTRGTRVAAFFWTQSMLRDAAQRRLLFELDVSIRRLTQDTPGHPSLIQLTGVYHNLLRQWADV